The following are encoded in a window of Candidatus Woesearchaeota archaeon genomic DNA:
- a CDS encoding site-specific integrase, which yields MSRKTAVLKTPYRNAVAAFDAFYLIRKAEGAAEATLQLYKSIIMPFLKENPSFLEEPRECLLPFISEPDNAWSRFTRAKVMKVFCRFLQEEEILEIEPMKGIKAPMPGKRENIPILEDVKAFIGSLDMKSFTDRRMRVMFLLALDSGLRRGELCGLRIEDFDHEGLCLMVRPETSKAKKGRVVPVSPQVAREIKRFIALHTEEWKCSWVFPTETGERLTPSNFGLQIRRAFTRTGKKLKIHGLRHLCATEFLRQTGNIVLTARLLGHASIATTSRFYEHLNLEDLRQAHVEAGVVSKVMGKIKKRALR from the coding sequence ATGTCCAGGAAAACCGCTGTTCTGAAAACCCCGTACCGCAATGCCGTTGCCGCGTTTGACGCTTTCTACTTAATCCGAAAGGCAGAAGGAGCGGCCGAAGCAACACTGCAACTGTACAAGTCGATCATCATGCCTTTTCTGAAAGAAAACCCGTCCTTTTTGGAAGAACCAAGGGAATGTCTTTTGCCTTTCATCTCTGAACCTGATAACGCATGGTCCCGGTTCACGCGGGCCAAGGTTATGAAGGTGTTCTGTCGCTTCCTTCAGGAAGAAGAAATTCTTGAAATAGAACCTATGAAGGGAATCAAGGCTCCCATGCCCGGCAAGCGGGAAAACATACCAATACTGGAAGACGTGAAGGCATTCATCGGATCTTTGGATATGAAGAGTTTCACTGACAGGCGAATGAGGGTGATGTTTCTTCTTGCCCTAGACTCGGGACTTCGGAGAGGGGAGTTGTGTGGCCTTAGAATCGAGGATTTCGATCATGAGGGGTTATGCCTCATGGTAAGGCCGGAAACCTCCAAGGCGAAGAAAGGGAGGGTTGTTCCAGTATCGCCCCAGGTGGCAAGGGAGATAAAGCGCTTCATTGCACTGCACACCGAGGAATGGAAGTGTTCCTGGGTGTTTCCTACCGAAACCGGAGAAAGACTTACACCATCCAATTTTGGGCTGCAGATCCGCAGGGCATTCACAAGAACTGGCAAGAAACTGAAGATCCACGGGCTGAGGCATCTTTGTGCTACGGAGTTCTTGAGGCAGACAGGGAATATAGTGCTGACCGCCAGATTGTTGGGGCACGCTTCAATTGCTACAACATCGAGGTTCTATGAGCATTTGAACCTTGAGGATCTTCGCCAGGCGCATGTTGAGGCGGGAGTGGTGTCGAAGGTGATGGGGAAAATAAAAAAAAGGGCATTACGTTAG